A single window of bacterium DNA harbors:
- the surE gene encoding 5'/3'-nucleotidase SurE — protein sequence MILVSNDDGVRSEGIVALTEALKDLGTVYVVAPDRERSAASHSLSLTHPLRVEKVSPRVYSVDGTPTDCVNLGVNGILRGKKIDLLVSGINKGANLGDDITYSGTVSAAMEGTLLGIPSIAVSLVTRTRFRFDTAAAMAMDVARRVLKRGLPEDTLLNVNVPNAAREEIKGVRVTRMGKRVYGDMIVEKRDPRGRKYYWIGGDHLNSEDVPGSDLEAIEEGFISVTPIHLDLTNYSALRALRKWTW from the coding sequence GTGATCCTCGTTTCGAACGACGACGGCGTGCGCTCCGAGGGAATCGTGGCGCTGACCGAGGCACTGAAGGACCTGGGCACCGTGTACGTGGTCGCCCCCGACAGGGAGCGGAGCGCGGCCAGCCACTCGCTCTCTCTCACCCACCCGTTGCGGGTGGAGAAAGTCTCTCCCCGCGTATACTCCGTCGACGGCACGCCCACCGACTGCGTCAACCTGGGCGTGAACGGCATCCTGCGGGGGAAGAAGATCGACCTGCTCGTCTCCGGGATCAACAAGGGCGCGAACCTGGGCGACGACATCACCTATTCCGGCACCGTTTCCGCGGCGATGGAGGGGACGCTGCTCGGGATCCCTTCCATCGCGGTCTCGCTGGTCACCCGTACCCGGTTCCGGTTCGACACGGCCGCGGCGATGGCGATGGACGTGGCGCGAAGAGTCCTGAAGCGGGGTCTGCCGGAAGATACCCTGCTGAATGTCAACGTGCCCAACGCCGCGCGCGAGGAGATCAAGGGCGTTCGGGTCACGCGGATGGGGAAGCGGGTCTACGGCGACATGATCGTGGAGAAGCGCGACCCGAGGGGAAGGAAGTACTACTGGATCGGCGGCGACCACCTGAACAGCGAGGATGTCCCGGGCTCCGATCTCGAGGCGATCGAAGAGGGATTCATCTCCGTGACCCCGATCCACCTGGACCTGACGAACTATTCGGCCCTCCGGGCCTTGCGGAAATGGACCTGGTGA
- a CDS encoding protein-L-isoaspartate(D-aspartate) O-methyltransferase yields MDLVRESILRRRMVEEQIRRRGVRDVRVLSAMEEVPRHLFVPRELRHLAYADEPLPIGEGQTISQPFIVAEMTAALRLSGTEKVLEIGTGSGYQAAILARLCRELVTIERIASLSADARRRLAGMDAGNVTFVVGDGSVGSPEHAPFDRILSAAASPSVPAPWVSQLSEGGIIVLPVGDRYEQELTRVTRRGDRTDAETLGGCRFVPLVGLYGFQG; encoded by the coding sequence ATGGACCTGGTGAGGGAATCCATCCTCCGCCGGCGCATGGTGGAGGAACAGATCCGTCGCCGGGGAGTTCGCGACGTGCGCGTGCTTTCGGCGATGGAAGAGGTCCCGCGGCACCTCTTCGTCCCGAGGGAGCTTCGGCACCTCGCGTACGCCGACGAGCCTCTTCCCATCGGCGAAGGGCAGACGATCTCCCAACCGTTCATCGTCGCCGAGATGACCGCCGCGCTCCGCCTGTCGGGCACGGAGAAGGTCCTCGAGATCGGGACCGGTTCGGGATACCAGGCGGCCATTCTTGCGCGCCTCTGCCGCGAACTCGTGACGATCGAGCGGATCGCGTCCCTCTCCGCCGACGCGCGGAGGCGCCTTGCGGGGATGGACGCGGGGAACGTGACCTTCGTCGTCGGGGACGGATCAGTCGGGTCGCCCGAACATGCGCCGTTCGATCGCATCCTCTCCGCGGCCGCGTCGCCGTCCGTCCCCGCCCCCTGGGTCTCCCAGTTGTCGGAGGGCGGCATCATCGTCCTGCCTGTGGGGGATCGGTACGAACAGGAGCTTACCCGCGTCACCCGCCGTGGAGACCGCACCGACGCCGAAACTCTCGGCGGATGCCGCTTCGTTCCCCTCGTCGGATTGTACGGCTTCCAGGGTTGA
- a CDS encoding adenine phosphoribosyltransferase → MPTSDLKKRIRNIPDFPKKGIQFKDITTLLSDPSSFQRAIDLMAHRHFAKGIEAVVGIEARGFVMGAAMAYKLGTGVLLVRKAGKLPFKTVTASYDLEYGKDRLEIHEDAIRPGMKVVVADDVLATGGTVSAVVGLLKRLGADVVECCFLAELTDLRGREHLKGQKVFSLLQFED, encoded by the coding sequence ATGCCGACCAGCGACCTGAAGAAGCGGATCCGAAACATCCCGGACTTCCCGAAGAAGGGGATCCAGTTCAAGGACATCACGACGCTCCTGTCCGACCCGTCCTCCTTCCAGAGGGCGATCGACCTGATGGCGCACCGTCACTTCGCGAAGGGGATCGAGGCGGTCGTAGGGATCGAGGCGCGCGGATTCGTGATGGGCGCCGCGATGGCGTACAAGCTTGGCACGGGCGTCCTGCTGGTGCGCAAGGCCGGGAAATTGCCGTTCAAGACGGTGACGGCTTCCTACGACCTCGAATACGGGAAGGACCGCCTGGAGATCCACGAGGACGCGATCCGTCCCGGGATGAAGGTCGTCGTGGCGGACGATGTGCTGGCGACGGGCGGGACCGTCTCCGCGGTCGTCGGGCTGCTGAAACGGCTCGGGGCCGATGTTGTAGAATGTTGCTTCCTCGCGGAGCTCACCGATTTGCGGGGACGCGAACATCTGAAGGGACAGAAGGTGTTCTCGCTGCTTCAGTTCGAGGATTGA